From one Colletotrichum destructivum chromosome 3, complete sequence genomic stretch:
- a CDS encoding Putative inositolphosphorylceramide synthase subunit Kei1, which produces MSSGAAAFIASDGPRCCIRNSKASRHPFTRAPGPLLSNAIHICTNKRDDHCKVKGVKTNENMALSRFSLRFPRPKTFLGCISLQTGTEIISLVLLFNRLTGLYGLLAILTGYELSVTQLTMYLYSLGVVVLLAMFMPHIRKQSPFENLSLAWLYIVDTILNAAYTTFFAVNWYLNSTALDTHPGSAGTPAGAEIAETALANGAPVVPDVPKTTKHIGPQESWMSLGLICSVTLMRVYFAVVVMSFAQQVLQRYAEMGWEEEGRKKGPDGPFSVGEPGGEGSRGRLGRVMLALGRGYWLSERPQQEWASAVSAKFRHGSV; this is translated from the exons ATGTCATCCGGCGCTGCCGCTTTTATTGCAAGCGACGGGCCTCGGTGCTGCATTAGAAACTCAAAAGCATCGCGACACCCATTTACCAGAGCTCCTGGACCCCTTCTTTCTAACGCAATACACATTTGCACGAATAAGCGCGACGACCATTGCAAAGTGAAGGGCGTTAAAACAAACGAAAATATGGCGCTCTCCAGATTCAGCTTGCGGTTTCCGCGGCCTAAG ACGTTCCTGGGCTGCATCAGCCTCCAGACGGGCACCGAGATCATCTCCCTTGTCCTACTCTTTAACAGGCTCACCGGCCTCTACGgtctcctcgccatcctcacGGGCTACGAGCTGTCGGTAACGCAACTGACCATGTACCTGTATtcgctcggcgtcgtcgtgctccTGGCCATGTTCATGCCCCACATCCGCAAGCAGAGCCCCTTTGAGAACCTCTCGCTCGCCTGGCTCTATATCGTCGACACGATTCTCAACGCCGCCTACACcaccttcttcgccgtcaacTGGTACCTCAACAGCACCGCCCTCGACACGCACCCGGGGAGCGCCGGCACTCCCGCgggcgccgagatcgccgagACTGCCCTCGCCAACGGCGCGCCCGTCGTCCCGGACGTGCCTAAGACGACCAAGCACATCGGCCCGCAGGAGTCGTGGATGAGCCTGGGTCTCATCTGCTCAGTCACCCTCATGCGCGTCTATTTCGCGGTGGTGGTCATGTCTTTTGCGCAACAAGTGCTGCAGCGGTACGCCGAGATGGgctgggaggaggaggggcgcAAGAAGGGCCCCGACGGTCCCTTTTCGGTAGGCgagcccggcggcgagggatCCCGCGGCCGCCTGGGTCGTGTGATGCTCGCGCTTGGTCGCGGGTATTGGCTCAGCGAGAGGCCGCAGCAGGAGTGGGCGAGCGCGGTGAGCGCCAAGTTCCGGCACGGGAGTGTTTAA